The proteins below come from a single Deltaproteobacteria bacterium genomic window:
- a CDS encoding knotted carbamoyltransferase YgeW, producing the protein MTMSSVPPLKPEVLRKLSGRSLLTTEDFDQDELEALVGVAARFAALDRAGKRTPLLPHELAYALFFDNSTRTKSAWAGAAARLGMQPVIVDGSSTQVEHGETAAETGAMLGMNAHALGVRHDLILGEGNRFMQQVKKGIDDYLAATTNSRSVPIVNLQCDVDHPTQTLADLCWLKEFFPEGIAGKRIAVSWAYSPSYAKPLSVPQGLIMLLPRFGAHVTLAHPEGYRLLENTLDAAKRGADRGGGTFRVTHSMDEAFSGAHVVYPKSWGPHELMLERVAANRRGDKPAMGEIEKRCLAQNAQHRDWICDERRMERTEGGKALYMHCLPADIGAEVSPGIMARHSVHVAREANWKVYVIMALLSVAKVPELAARLESL; encoded by the coding sequence ATGACGATGAGCTCCGTGCCCCCGCTCAAGCCCGAGGTGCTGCGCAAGCTGAGCGGTCGCAGCCTGCTGACGACCGAGGATTTCGACCAGGACGAGCTCGAGGCGCTCGTCGGCGTGGCCGCGCGCTTCGCGGCGCTCGACCGCGCGGGGAAGCGCACGCCGCTGCTGCCGCACGAGCTGGCCTACGCCCTCTTCTTCGACAACTCGACGCGCACCAAGTCGGCCTGGGCCGGGGCGGCGGCGCGTCTCGGCATGCAGCCCGTGATCGTGGACGGCTCCTCGACGCAGGTCGAGCACGGCGAGACCGCGGCGGAGACCGGGGCGATGCTCGGCATGAACGCCCACGCGCTCGGCGTGCGTCACGACCTGATCCTCGGCGAGGGCAATCGCTTCATGCAGCAGGTGAAGAAGGGGATCGACGACTACCTCGCCGCGACGACGAATTCGCGCTCTGTCCCGATCGTGAACCTGCAATGCGACGTGGATCACCCGACGCAGACGCTCGCGGACCTCTGCTGGCTGAAGGAGTTCTTCCCGGAGGGGATCGCGGGCAAGCGCATCGCCGTCTCGTGGGCCTACTCGCCGAGCTACGCGAAGCCGCTCTCGGTGCCGCAGGGGTTGATCATGCTCCTCCCGCGCTTCGGGGCGCACGTGACCCTGGCGCACCCCGAGGGCTACCGCTTGCTCGAGAACACGCTCGACGCGGCCAAGCGCGGCGCGGACAGGGGGGGCGGCACCTTCCGCGTGACCCATTCGATGGACGAGGCCTTCTCCGGCGCCCACGTGGTCTACCCCAAGAGCTGGGGCCCGCACGAGCTGATGCTCGAGCGCGTGGCCGCGAATCGTCGCGGCGACAAGCCGGCGATGGGGGAGATCGAGAAGCGCTGCCTCGCGCAGAACGCGCAGCACCGCGACTGGATCTGCGACGAGCGGCGCATGGAGCGGACCGAGGGGGGCAAGGCGCTCTACATGCACTGCCTGCCGGCGGACATCGGCGCGGAGGTCTCGCCCGGGATCATGGCGCGGCACAGCGTGCACGTGGCG